The following nucleotide sequence is from Apium graveolens cultivar Ventura chromosome 4, ASM990537v1, whole genome shotgun sequence.
TCATGCGAGAAAATTTAGATTGTAACATATTATTGTGAAAGTCATCTCTAAACCTCTCAATTGCTTTCTAAGAATTTAGATGTCTAATAAAATGTTGGAgattacaaaaaaaataaatttttttcatAACTCCACACAACttactcacacaaaacatatgtataaaaatcacaattgcaatgaaataattTTATCATTTTTTATGATTACAAAACTTATAAGATTGTCATATTTATTGGGTTAGGTCTACCTAACATTTTCAAGAATATTTCTCATACATGAACCTCAGTTAATAAGTTACTCAAAAAGTACATGAATTAATCCTCTAGAACTGCAAAACTTATAAACTCATAGACTTTCTACTTTCAAGAAAAAATTTAGTTCACTAGAGAAGTAAATTAAAGTATAGCTTATATTGTTTTAAAAGGAAATACATTTATAATCTTCATATGTGTTACTACTGGTTAGTATGGAGAGATTCCTTATAATATTGAACATATTCTGTATAGATACTACTTTTTCTAGTTATTTACGAGATAGATATAAACAGCTCATCTGAATATGGAGCGTTTGTTAAAATGAAGAAATATATAAGCTTATCTATAGATTTAATGACTTAATCAAGGAAAAGATGGGATCTAATAAATTAGACAATATAAAGCTAAGCTTTTTTAACTTAACTCTGCAGaaattttgaaattcttgaaaaattaCCCTCATTGATTTTACCATTTTTAAATAGTTTGGCTAAATGATATTATATTTCATTTTGATGTCTCCCAACCATTTCCTGCCATTTATAGTCACTAGCTGAATAAATCACATGATTTTTCTTATCTTTCAAAGTGCTTCTAACGGTGAATCCTGTCAGGTTTTGCCTTTTTAATTATATTACAAATAAAATTACTTCTGTAATAAAGaaagatttaatattatttacaTCCTTGATTTCACAAATTCCATATATGGCATATTATTGTTAGTTGATTCTTGCAATGACTTAGTTTGCCAAAAGCTGATGGTTGTAGTCACTTATGTGATGGGTTGAGAGACACGTGTGATACCAACTAGAAAGTTAAGTCTCATACGGAGAAAATGAAGGAATTAGAGCAACCCCCAGGTTCCGGGACCAAGGAAAAAAATTCGTGGGCTAACGCTTGTCTCCGCACAGGTTTAAGTCTTTATCTACGATCAGATCCTTTCTGTATTTATGTTCATTTATGAAGGAATTTTACCTGCAACCTTTAtcttttttttgttaaatattttttatttttgtaaaagtATTGTTGCTTGATTAGGTTTAATAAAAATATCATCCACCAGAATTTAACTaagtaattattttaaaaaatttgtCTTTTTACATTTTTTTCATGTATAAAGGAATTTAATGGGAAAGTTTTTTTgttcatatttttttttaaagtATTATTGCATGATTAGTTTATAATTGTTAGAGTCACATTGCAAGATATGTTGTAGCTTAAGTTTTGATTTTATTCAAAATTCTGAATTTATATGTAAGTATAAACTAAGAATTTATATGTAAGTATAAACTAAGAATTTAAATGACAGCTCAACTATCTCATTTGAAATCTATCAGCTCAACTATCTCATTTGAAATCTATCTTTTGAAACGAAACATATATGTTCAAAGAGACAATCTTAATACATTCAATTTTAAGCTGGCTGTAATTTTCAATCTCAGCAAGGTAGAGATAAAAAGATGATTTTTTGATAACAAAATTGTCATTTATATGATGATACTCATAAATTGTCATGCAAATGGGAAAGATGGATTTTCTTATTAAATAAggtaaaaatgaaaaattaatgGGAATTTTTTTTTGACTGAACAAAAAGATTTTATTAATTAGCTAAATCAACTTTACAAGCAATATCCACTCCAATCCCATATAAAACTCAATTTGGAAAAGAAAAAGTCCTTTATAACTCCCCCAAACGGTGACACCATCCCAACCTTATTACTTCTAATCGCTTGAACTGCCACCAAGCAATCTGGCCATGGTTTTTTTCCATGCTTGAGCTTCAATCCAGCTGAGAGCCTCTCTGATGGCCATGGCAACCATCTTTTGTTTACAAACTGTCTTAGCTAGAACCAAGTCGTCCCTTGCATTTCTGGCCACCATTCCTACACCAAAAGCATTAAACACTCGAAATGTTGCTACAACACCTTGATTGTTGACTACTGTGACTTTGATGTACTAGGAGTGAAGTGAGGCGTAAGGTGTTAGCTCTTTTTATCACAATTTGAATGAAAATGGTCAAATTATCAAATTCGGAAAAATTGTCATTTATATCACACACGAACGCATTTTTTATTTGTGTTATCATAAAAATGCATTTTCAGTTTCCGTTTTTAATAATTTTAGACTTAAAAAAGAATgtaaaaaataaatcaattttttAAAATGCATTTTTAGAAGAAATAGAAATCAAACAACAGCCCACATGCCCAATCATTAGCGATCCACTAAGAAAAACAGTAAAGTTTCACTTTTTTTATAAATGCCATTTGAATCTGTGTTTACATGATGTGATAGTTGGAGCAAATTTTCATTCAAATTATGATTAAAAAGGAAATTTCTCTAATATCATGCCACTTAAATTGTCGTATTCGAGAAGATAGAAGTGAAAATCTGTGTTTCATCATCAAGTGCAATAGTGTTTTGGTTGTGTTTGTACCTGTTTTATTTAGATCCACAAGTTTAGATAATTTTTTGTTTGGTATCGATATTAGATAGCTAATTTGTTTAGATATGGTGATAAGATAAGCATTAAATTATAGCTGAAATGGCTATATCTTACATAAATCATCTTGTTGTTTACTTATTTAATGTATTTACTTTCAATTGACAACAGGTATAGGTACAGGGCTGTTCCTACTCCCTCCTCCTTGTACGAGGTGTCTCCTCTTGCAACTTTCTAAGCAACCGTAGGACGTTTAACAAAAACTTTGCATTAGATTAGGATTATATAATACCATATTGTTTTTATATAAACAGCCTCTTCATTAAGGCTACCTACATTTTATCCTTCCCGTATGTTATGCTAAATTGATTTATTATAAACTAATAATCCTTGTAATATTCTCCGAGTATATTGGGTAGAAATAAAAGTGTTTATCCACGGAGTTAAAGAGTTGAAGTCATGTAAAAATCACTGTTtcttcaaaatatttaaaaatcatatatatattttacaattaaaatattataaaatatattttataaaattattattgtAGAGGATATATCATTTTCAAGATTttcaataatataataatatcttataaaacatataaaatattataaaattgtGTTGTCTATAATGAACAAAAAAATATCTGGACCTTAGGTTAATTGTAATTACACAAATGATGCACAAATAATATTCCTGAAGTTAATACTGATTTTCCAGTGACTGCAGTTTAATGAAGAGGAAATGTGATTTTCTTAGCAGAAAGTACAATATATTTTCTTAAGAAAAGACTGAACTCAAGTAGAAAATGCACATGCTAAAAAGTTTGACTGCATTTGCCCAAGAGAGCCTTGAGTTCTGAACTATATACAGTAGTGTATACACACCCTGGCaaactcttttgatatatgtGTCAAGAAGATATCATTTTCTGCCCCATGGAAAGCAAAAACAACCCTGTAATAAGAAAACTTTGTTAAGGAAAACTCTGTAGTTTCCCTTCTCGCACTTTGTTGAATATATGAGTGTAGCCTTCACCTGCTGATGGATCACTTTCATCCCAATCACCAAACTTTGGAACTACAGGACCGTGATCAGGCTGTCAAATACAACATTAAGTCAATACATGAGGAAAGGAAATTGTCATGAGCATAGTTTAGATACGAGGCAATGTAACACTTTAGGTAGAGGGAGTCCTCAGAATACGCTTCACTGCATTATCCATTAAATCACTTCCACATATCTGAAAGGAGTCTAGAACTATAGAGCTAAAGAATTCCTGAAAATGATGTCATGTCGAAGAGAGATTTATTTCAGCCATCTGCAAATTGCTTATATATGCAGAGGGAGAGGGGGAGGCAATAAACTGCTGACACTCCCATCATTGCTAAGAGCATTAACAAGAGGAGAATTAGTTTCATTTATTTTTTTAACAATACAGCAAAGGAAAAATGTGGATCTACATAAACTATTCCTAGAAGTTAACACTTTTGACAGGCGTATTGAAGTAATGTAATCATTTTTCCAGGCCAAGTGACTAGGAGATGAGAGCAGGAATATTACAATTTCATCGCCCCCAGTAACAGATGATCGTAACCGGGATCCTCCTGGAGTGAACGGAGCTATACCATGCGTACCTTCACAAGAACTCTTTCTTTCCCAGGATGGAGAAGAAACAACAGTGCCTTTGTTTCCGGTCCTTGTTTAGTGGTGTGGATGCAGTGGTGACTGTTCAACGCTGCGGTCAGGACGTGAATTCTGCCCAGAAACCCTTTTAGGGCTATCAGTACTTCCGCCTCCTAACCGATGACGGGGTGAGTCTgcatttcctttctttccaataGTGTCATGACGCAATGGGGAATTGCATGGTTTTTTGATGTCTCTGTCTTCCCCGCTCAGCCGGCGCTGGTGACTTGGTCCAGTTCCATCTAGATCCTTGTTTGCCTCAGATTCAGACTCAATATTCTCAGCTGTAACCCCGCCATGATGTTGATGAGAGGACTCAATATCAGTAATATGGACTGGTGTTAGTTCACCATCTTCTCGACTCATTTGACGCTTGTGCCTTGACCTTTCTGTTTCTGGTCCATTTACATCCTCTAGTTCGGCTTTTCCTTCCAAAGAAGTAAGTTGAACTGGAGATTTGTCACTGGAAACCAGATCAGGATTACTTGGTTTCATCATATTGCCACTTTTCCCTTCACTGGCATTCTCAAAAGAGACAGCGTAAGGAACGTCGTCTTCATTTTTTGGTAACTGTGATCGTTGCTGCAGGAACAAGGAACTATTTAGTCCAGAAGATATACCAATACTACCTATCAGCACATGTAgagctgttcacgaaccgagcgagtcgagttttgatcgaaccgagccgagctttaattttttttctgacgagccgagccgagctttcttaacgaacaaaaacctgtgttcgagctcgagctcgttaacgaacgagccgaacacgagcttttatcgaacaaaatcgagtcgagtcgaaccgagccgaacacgagctttctccatcaaaacgagccgagtcgagccgagccgagccgagccgagccgagccgagccgagccgagcctaattaaaaaattctggtcaaaacaccggttgactgttaaaataacaaaccaaatacttttatttttttctaaaaattttgtcatatcactaaaaaatattgatcttaacatccgtacggttggatcattcataaatattttttaaaaaatcgaaacattaatacgatactaaacactaattacaagtacaagtcaaaacaccggttgactgttaaaataacaaatcaaatacatttatttttttctaaaacttttgtcatgtcactaaaatatatagatcttaacatccgtacggttggatcatctataaatatttttaaaaaaaatcaaaacatgaatacgagactaaacactagttacaagtattgttcaaacaagtggttgattgtcaaaataacaaacaaaataaatttatttttttctaaaatttttatcatgtcactaaaatatatagatattaacatccgtacgattggatcgtctataaatattatttaaaaaatcaaaacattaatacgagactaaacactagttacaagtaaaggtcaaaacaccggttgactgttaaaataacaaaccaaatacatttatttttttctaaaacttttgtcatgtcactaaaatatatagatcttaacatccgtacggttggatcatctataaatattttaaaaaaatcaaaatatgaatacgagactaaacactagttacaagtattgttcaaagaagtggttgattgtcaaaataacaaacaaaataaatttatttttttctaaaatttttatcatgtcactaaaatatatagatattaacatccgtacagttggatcatctataaatatttttaaaaaaatcaaaacattaatacgagactaaacactagttagaagtaaaggtcaaaacaccggttgactgttaaaataacaaaccaaatgcatttatttttttctaaaacttttgtcatgtcactaaaatatatagatcttaacatccgtacggttggatcattcataaatatttttaaaaaaattgaaacattaatatgagactaaacactagttctaacaactattcaaacaattggtcgattgtcaaaataataaacaaaataaatttatttttttctaaattttttatcatgtcactaaaatatatagatattaacatccgtacggttggatcattcataaatattttttaaaaattgaaacattaatatgagactaaacactagttacaagtaaaggtcaaaacacctgttgactgtgaaaataacaaatcaaatacatttattttttctaaaatttttgtcatattactaaataatatagatattaacatccgtacggctggatcattcataaatattttttaaaaaatcgaaacattaatatggaagaagtactagtcaaactactagtttaccgttaaaatagcaaaccaaatatatttattttttataaattttttattatatcacttaaatatatagatcttgacatccgtacggttggatcatttataaataatttcaaaaaatcgaaacactgatcaggaaataaatactagttacaagtaatagtcaaatcacttgttaattattaaaatatcaaattaaaaaattaatttttaatatctgaattttttcaaattactaaaatatgtattttgacattcgtatagttcaataatttaaaaatatttataaaaaatctgaataaaattcataataattaaatatataaaaaataattttttttttaattttttttcgagccgaaccgagccgagctcgagccgaatcgagccgagctcgagccgagctcgagccgagctcg
It contains:
- the LOC141719322 gene encoding RPM1-interacting protein 4-like, coding for MSNAWYVMFFGTDHAAVSCLIFEGSARSETVQFAFSTIFLQRSQLPKNEDDVPYAVSFENASEGKSGNMMKPSNPDLVSSDKSPVQLTSLEGKAELEDVNGPETERSRHKRQMSREDGELTPVHITDIESSHQHHGGVTAENIESESEANKDLDGTGPSHQRRLSGEDRDIKKPCNSPLRHDTIGKKGNADSPRHRLGGGSTDSPKRVSGQNSRPDRSVEQSPLHPHPDHGPVVPKFGDWDESDPSAGEGYTHIFNKVREGKLQSFP